From the Kiritimatiellia bacterium genome, the window GCAAACCCACGCAACTCATCCGCCATGATTTGCGGTTTTATGCTCATTTTCAGCGCACCTTGCCTTTCTGATCAACAGCATAATGCAGGGAAGGGGAGGTCGCCTTGAAAAATCCGATCTTTTTTCTTGAAAAATCAAACCTTGATTTTCCAGGCGAAATATGAAAGATAAATATCTCTTTTGTGTTTAAACATGATACGCTTTTGCGTAGAAGTTTAAATAAGACCGGCGGATCGCCGGCCGGGAAAGTTTTGGATGGCGGCGCTGCCGCCTTAGATCAAAGTCATTCATAAAACTGATCCGGCTAAAGACGATCTCCGCCGGGATCGGCGGCCTTGACGAGGCCGGCGTTTGTTCGCGATAAATTTTTTCATTCATCCAGCATTTTTCTGAATTCCTCTTCGCTGAGGACGGGGATGCCGAGTTTTTGCGCCTGGGCAAGTTTTGAGCCCGGCTCGTTTCCGGCCACCACAAAAGAGGTCTTTTTTGAAACGGCGGAAGCGGCGCGTCCGCCGCGCCGCCGGATCAGCTCTTCCGCCTCCGGGCGGGAATATCCGGCGAGCGCGCCGGTCAGCACGAATGTTTTTCCGGCGAGCGGGCCGCTTTTTGTTTTTGAACCGGCTTTCCAGCGCACGCCGGCCTCCTTGAGGCGGGTAATCAGGCTGATATTCCGTTCCATTTTAAAAAACGCGGCGATGGCGTCCGCCGCCACCGGACCCAGATCCGGAATTTTTTCCAGCGTTTCCCGGTCCGCCGCCATGATTTCGTCCAAACCGGTAAAATGCGTCTCCAGGGTCTGGGCCATTTTTGCGCCGACCTGGCGGATGCCGAGCGCGAAAATGAGCCGCCATAAATCGCGTTTTTTGCTGTCTTCTATGGCGGTCATAAGATTGGCGGCGGATTTTTCGGCCATGCGCTCCAGCCCGGCGATCTGCTCTTTTTTCAGGAAATACAAGTCAGCCGGATTGCGCGCCATTCCGCGGTCAACCAGTTGGTCAACCAGCGCTTCGCCCAATCCTTCAATATCCATGGCGCCGCGCGCCGCAAAGTGGCGCAGCCATCTTTTCAATTGGGCGGGACACTGCAGATTCTCGCAGCGATGGGCGACTTCTCCGGGGCGGCGGGTTATTTCGCCGCCGCAGACCGGACAGCTTTCGGGCATTTTGAAAGTTTTTTCATGGCCCCGGCGCGCGGCGATATTGACGCTTACCACTTCGGGAATCACTTCCCCGGCTTTTTCAATAAAAACCCGGTCGCCGATACGGACATCCTTGCGCTGGATTTCCCCGGCATTGTGCAGGGTGGCGCGGTTGATGGTGGAGCCGGAAAGGAAAACCGGTTCCAACTCGGCCACCGGGGTCAACACTCCGGTCCGTCCGACCTGGACGGTGATGGATTTCAAAGTTGTTTCCGCGCGTTCCGGCTCGTATTTGAAAGCCGCAGCCCAGCGCGGGCTTTTTGCGGTGGCGCCGAGCGCCGCGTAAAGACCGCGCTCGTTCACTTTCAAAACGCCGCCGTCCGTTTCAAACGGGAAATCCGGGCGCATCGCTTTCAGTTCGTCCAGGGCGCGGAAAACCTCCTCCAGGGACAGGCATTTCCAGTATTTTGGCGGCGTTTTAAGTCCGAATAATTTGAGCGCGGCGAGCATTTCCTCGTGTGTGGCGAGATTAATTCCGGCGATTTCGCCGGCGCCGTAAAAGACGGCGTCCAGCGGACGCCGGCCCGCCTCGCGCGCGTCCAGCAGTTTCAGGGAGCCGGCCGCGGCGTTGCGCGGGTTGGCGAAAGGTTCCAGGCCCTCCTCTTCGCGCGCGCGGTTCAAGGCGAGAAAATCGCGGCGGGGCATGAAAACCTCGCCGCGGAACTCAATGATTTCGGGCGTCCTGTCCCCGGCCAGCCGCAGGGGAATTGAGGGGATGGCGCGCAGGTTGGCGGTGATGTCGTCGCCGGTTATGCCGTCGCCGCGCGTGCTTCCCAGCTGAAGAAGGCCTTTTTCATAGCGCAGCGCAATGGCCGCGCCGTCAATTTTCGGTTCAAGCACGTAACTGAATTTTTCTCCGGAAAGCAGCCGCTGGATGCGCTCGTGGAAACGGACAAGTTCGTCGCGGCTGTAGGTGTTGGCGAGGCTCATCATGGGGAATGAATGCCGGACCTGGCGGAATTCCCGCAGCGGCTCGCCGCCGACCCGCTGGGTGGGCGAATCGGGGGTGATCAGGGCCGGGGAAAGTTTTTCCAGCGCCTCAAGTTCCGCGTAAAGCCGGTCGTATTCGCGGTCGCTGATTTCGGGGCGGGCAAAAACGTAATACAGCCGGTTGTGCCGTTCAATAACTGAGCGCAGATGTTTTATTTTCTTTTCCGCTTCCGCAAAATTCATGCAAGTATATTAGCATGGAACCGTAAAAAGACGATATTATATTGATTTGTTTTTGAAAAAGCGGTATTTTACAAGCCATGAAAATCAATATGGCATTGGCCTGTAAAACGGCGGCCGTCGCGGTTGTTTGCGCCGTTTTACCGCTTGCTTCCGCGGAGGAACAAAAAATGAAGGAAAATAATCGCAGAATAGTGCGCGAAGCCTGCGGCGCCGGCCGCTGGTTTCCGGCCGGGAAAACCGAACTCCGGAGAATGGTTGCGGGTTTCATTGACAGGGCTGAAGCGGAACCCGGTCCGGGCCGAATAATTGCGGCAATCGCGCCGCACGCCGGCTATATTTATTCGGGCACCGTTGCCGGTTATGTTTTCAAGGCGCTCAAACAGCAGGCGGAGCAGGGGAAGGAGCCGGAAACGGTTGTTATCCTCGGCCTCAGCCA encodes:
- the ligA gene encoding NAD-dependent DNA ligase LigA; the protein is MNFAEAEKKIKHLRSVIERHNRLYYVFARPEISDREYDRLYAELEALEKLSPALITPDSPTQRVGGEPLREFRQVRHSFPMMSLANTYSRDELVRFHERIQRLLSGEKFSYVLEPKIDGAAIALRYEKGLLQLGSTRGDGITGDDITANLRAIPSIPLRLAGDRTPEIIEFRGEVFMPRRDFLALNRAREEEGLEPFANPRNAAAGSLKLLDAREAGRRPLDAVFYGAGEIAGINLATHEEMLAALKLFGLKTPPKYWKCLSLEEVFRALDELKAMRPDFPFETDGGVLKVNERGLYAALGATAKSPRWAAAFKYEPERAETTLKSITVQVGRTGVLTPVAELEPVFLSGSTINRATLHNAGEIQRKDVRIGDRVFIEKAGEVIPEVVSVNIAARRGHEKTFKMPESCPVCGGEITRRPGEVAHRCENLQCPAQLKRWLRHFAARGAMDIEGLGEALVDQLVDRGMARNPADLYFLKKEQIAGLERMAEKSAANLMTAIEDSKKRDLWRLIFALGIRQVGAKMAQTLETHFTGLDEIMAADRETLEKIPDLGPVAADAIAAFFKMERNISLITRLKEAGVRWKAGSKTKSGPLAGKTFVLTGALAGYSRPEAEELIRRRGGRAASAVSKKTSFVVAGNEPGSKLAQAQKLGIPVLSEEEFRKMLDE